From a region of the Labrus mixtus chromosome 5, fLabMix1.1, whole genome shotgun sequence genome:
- the lrrc8ab gene encoding volume-regulated anion channel subunit LRRC8A — protein MIPITELRYFVDTQPAYRILKPWWDVFTDYISIVMLMISVFGGTLQVTQDKMICLPCKWVVNQTCKKNFNSTIATSLFLEPKGIQYDLDRHQYNYVDAVCYENRLHWFAKYFPYLVLLHTLIFLACSNFWFKFPRTSSKLEHFVSILLKCFDSPWTTRALSETVVEESDPKPMKMNGSMDHKESVISEDVEASVPMLQRTKTRFEQGIVDRTETGVLDKKEGEQAKALFERVKKFRIHVEEGDIVYRLYIRQTIIKVIKFILIICYTGYYVHDIKFSVDCSVNIESLTGYSVYRCAHPLATLFKILACFYISLVVVYGLICMYTLCWMLRRSLKKYSFESIREESSYSDIPDVKNDFAFMMHMIDQYDPLYSKRFAVFLSEVSENKLRQLNLNNEWTLDKLRQRITKNSQEKLELHLFMLSGIPDTVFDLMELEVLKLELIPDVTIPPIIAQLVNLREMWLYHTPAKIEAPALAFLRENLKSLHIKFTDIKEIPLWIYSLKNLSELHLTGNLSAENNRYIVIDGLRELKRLKVLRLKSNLTKLPQVVTDVGMHLQKLSINNEGTKLMVLNSLKKMVNLTELELIRCDLERIPHSIFSLHNLQEIDLKDNNLKTIEEIISFQHLHRLVCLKLWYNQIAYIPIQIGTLTNLEKLYLNRNKIEKMPSQLFYCRKLRFLDLSHNNLTYIPSDIGFLQNLQYLAVTANRIESLPNELFQCKKLRTLNLGNNCLQSLPSRFGELTALTQLELRGNRLECLPVELGECRQLKRTGIVVEEDLFNTLPTEVKEQLWKIDKEQA, from the exons ATGATCCCCATCACTGAGCTGCGGTACTTTGTGGACACACAACCAGCCTACCGCATCCTAAAACCATGGTGGGATGTGTTCACCGACTACATCTCCATTGTTATGCTTATGATTTCTGTGTTTGGAGGGACACTGCAGGTAACCCAGGACAAGATGATCTGTCTGCCCTGCAAATGGGTAGTCAATCAGACCTGCAAGAAGAACTTCAATTCTACCATCGCCACTTCATTATTCTTGGAGCCCAAAGGGATCCAGTATGACCTGGATCGCCACCAGTATAACTACGTTGATGCTGTATGTTATGAGAATAGATTGCACTGGTTTGCAAAGTACTTTCCTTACCTAGTATTACTTCACACCCTTATTTTCCTAGCTTGCAGCAACTTTTGGTTTAAGTTCCCACGGACTAGTTCCAAACTAGAGCACTTTGTATCCATCCTGCTAAAATGCTTTGACTCCCCATGGACAACTAGGGCACTGTCTGAGACAGTGGTTGAGGAGAGCGATCCCAAGCCAATGAAAATGAATGGCTCAATGGACCACAAAGAGTCAGTGATCAGTGAGGACGTTGAAGCAAGTGTCCCTATGCTCCAAAGGACAAAAACACGCTTTGAGCAGGGCATTGTAGACAGAACAGAAACAGGGGTTTTGGATAAAAAAGAGGGCGAACAGGCAAAAGCCCTATTTGAAAGAGTGAAGAAGTTCCGTATACATGTTGAAGAAGGAGACATTGTGTATAGACTCTACATCCGCCAGACTATTATCAAAGTAATCAAGTTTATTTTGATCATCTGCTATACAGGGTATTACGTGCATGACATAAAATTTAGCGTTGACTGTTCGGTAAATATAGAGAGCCTTACAGGTTACAGCGTGTATCGTTGTGCTCACCCTTTGgctacactttttaaaatattagcCTGTTTCTATATTAGCTTAGTAGTGGTGTATGGTTTGATCTGCATGTACACCCTTTGCTGGATGCTCCGGCGCTCTCTAAAGAAGTATTCCTTTGAGTCTATACGGGAAGAGAGCAGCTACAGCGACATTCCCGATGTGAAGAATGACTTTGCGTTCATGATGCACATGATAGATCAGTACGATCCTCTGTACTCAAAACGCTTCgctgtgttcctctctgaagTAAGCGAGAATAAATTGAGGCAGCTCAACCTCAACAACGAATGGACACTGGACAAGCTGAGGCAGAGGATTACCAAGAACTCTCAGGAGAAGTTGGAGTTGCACCTTTTCATGCTAAGTGGCATTCCAGACACAGTATTTGACCTTATGGAGCTAGAGGTCCTCAAACTGGAGCTAATTCCGGATGTCACCATCCCCCCGATCATTGCCCAGCTGGTCAACCTACGAGAGATGTGGCTCTACCACACACCGGCCAAAATTGAAGCTCCTGCATTGGCTTTCTTGCGTGAGAACTTGAAGTCTCTACACATAAAGTTCACAGACATTAAAGAGATTCCTTTGTGGATCTATAGTTTGAAGAATCTTAGTGAGCTTCATCTGACAGGGAACCTCAGTGCAGAGAACAACCGTTACATCGTCATAGATGGACTACGGGAGCTCAAGAGGCTCAAAGTTCTTCGTCTGAAGAGCAACCTCACCAAGCTACCTCAGGTGGTGACTGATGTGGGCATGCACCTCCAGAAGCTTTCCATCAACAATGAAGGCACCAAGCTGATGGTTCTCAACAGCCTGAAAAAGATGGTGAATCTGACCGAACTGGAGCTCATTCGCTGTGATCTAGAACGCATACCGCACTCCATCTTCAGCTTGCACAACTTGCAGGAGATTGATCTGAAGGACAACAACTTGAAGACCATCGAAGAGATCATCAGCTTCCAGCACCTTCATCGGCTTGTCTGCCTTAAGCTCTGGTATAACCAGATTGCCTATATTCCCATACAAATTGGCACACTGACCAACCTGGAGAAACTATACCTGAACAGGAACAAGATTGAAAAGATGCCCAGCCAGTTATTTTATTGCCGCAAGCTGCGCTTCCTGGACCTGAGCCATAACAACCTCACCTATATTCCTTCAGACATTGGCTTCCTGCAGAATCTTCAGTACCTGGCAGTGACAGCCAACAGG ATTGAGAGTCTACCCAATGAGCTGTTCCAGTGTAAGAAGCTTCGCACTTTGAACTTGGGCAACAATTGCCTTCAGTCTCTGCCATCGCGGTTTGGAGAACTGACTGCGCTGACACAGCTGGAACTGAGAGGAAACCGCCTGGAGTGTCTGCCTGTGGAGCTGGGCGAGTGCCGACAGCTTAAGAGAACTGGTATTGTGGTGGAAGAGGACCTTTTCAACACCCTGCCCACAGAGGTCAAGGAACAGTTGTGGAAAATTGACAAAGAGCAGGCTTGA